CCAGCACCAGCACGCCGAAGCTCGCCACGTCGGCGAAGGTCGCGCCGATGTAGAGCACCGCGAGCGATTCGATGATGCCGAGGAACAGGCCGCCGACGATCACGCCGAGCGGATTGTCGAGACCGCCGATGATGGCGATCGCGAACGATTTGGCCGTCAGCGTCGCGCCGATATAGGGATTGATCTGCGACACCGTGCCGTACAGACCGCCCGCCGCACCGGCGAGGCCGATGCCGATGCCGAAGGTCATCGCATAAAGATGGCGGGGCTCGACACCATAGAGGCGCGCGGCGACGAGATTCTGCGCCGTTGCGCGAATGGCGCGGCCAAGCCGGGTATGAAGAAGAAACAGCCACATCGCGAGCGTCAGGACGATCGCTATGCCGAAAGCGAGAAGCCGCGCCAGCGGCAGCACGACGGTGCCGACCTGGATGCTGTCACCCGCGTAGGACGGATTGATGGTGCGGAAGTCGGCGGAGAATGCGAGCTGCGCAAGATAGGTCAGCACGACTTCCAGCCCGAAGGTGATGAGCAGCGTGTTGAACATCGGCGCCTTGACGACGAGGTTCAAAAGCCCCCGTTGCATGACATAGCCGACCATGAACATCGCCACCGCCGTAATCGGCAGTCCGAGGAAGGGATCGATGCCAAGATACGTATAGAGGTGCCACGACAAATAGGCGCCGAGCATGATGAATGCTCCGTGCGCCAGATTGACGATGTTGAGCACACCCCAGACCAATGCAAGGCCCAAGGCCATAACGGCGTACAGCCCTCCGAGCAGTACGCCGTTGACCAGAATTTGTATCAGCAGATGCAAGGTACCCCTCCCCTTCAGCTTGGAACAGCGACGCTAAGCCAAGGGCTTAGCGCGCATTCCAGGCCGGCATCGGGTACTTCGCCGGGTTGATCGCGCCCTTGGTGCCATGGATCGCGACGAGCTTGTCGCCCTGCACCTGGATCACGGTCTGCGGCAGATCGATCTGGCCGTTCTCCGCGAACGCGATCGGGCCGTAGATGCTCTCGAACTTCACCTTGGCGAGCGCATCGCGAACCTTGGCGGGATCGGTCGAACCGGCATCCTCGATCGCCTGAGCCAGCGCCTCGACATCGGCGGCGCCGGAAGCGGCGTGATAGTCCGGCTCATAGTTGAACTTGGCCTTGTATTCGGCCTCGAACTTCGACGCGTCGCCGAACCAGCGGTCCTTCAGATCGGCCGAAGGCAGCCAGGCCGTCATGCCGAAAGCATAGTCGGCATCCTTGCCGAGCGCCTTGCGGAAATCCTCGCTCGGCACGCCGACGGTGAACGAATACATCTTCGGCGCAACCGTCAGGCTCTTGGCCTGGCGGACGAAGTTGAGAATCTCGGTCTCGTGACCCGCGACCAGCACCGCATCGACGTTCTTGCTGCGGATCTGCGACAGCAGCGAGTTGAAGTCGGTCGCGTTGGTGCTGTAGCGCTCGTCCATCACGATATCGAAGCCCGCCGCCTTCAGCTTCGGCCGGGTGCCGTCACCCACCGACACGTCGAAGGAGTCGTCGGCGTACAACAGCGCCACCGACTTCGGCGCAGGCTTCAGACCCTTCATCATCTCGATGGTGGAGCCGAAATAGTTGCTGGCGGGCGCCAGCGTGCCGAAGATGTACTTGAACTTGCGGGCGAAGATCTGGTCCGAAGCGCCGCCGCCCTGCACCATCGGAATCTTGTACTTTTCCGACACGGCGGAGTCTGCCAGCGCGAAGTTGCTGGCGAACGGCCCGAGCAGGAAATCAACCTTGTCCTGCGAAACGAGCTGGGTGTACTGCCGCACGCT
The nucleotide sequence above comes from [Pseudomonas] carboxydohydrogena. Encoded proteins:
- a CDS encoding branched-chain amino acid ABC transporter permease, yielding MHLLIQILVNGVLLGGLYAVMALGLALVWGVLNIVNLAHGAFIMLGAYLSWHLYTYLGIDPFLGLPITAVAMFMVGYVMQRGLLNLVVKAPMFNTLLITFGLEVVLTYLAQLAFSADFRTINPSYAGDSIQVGTVVLPLARLLAFGIAIVLTLAMWLFLLHTRLGRAIRATAQNLVAARLYGVEPRHLYAMTFGIGIGLAGAAGGLYGTVSQINPYIGATLTAKSFAIAIIGGLDNPLGVIVGGLFLGIIESLAVLYIGATFADVASFGVLVLVLIVRPSGLLGKTA
- a CDS encoding amino acid ABC transporter substrate-binding protein — translated: MSNGLISKKTLIAAASAAVLALAANPAVAKDIVFGASVQLTGPVANTGRYYRDAYELAIEKINAAGGVKVGNEKRKVVLKIYDNQSDVNLSVRQYTQLVSQDKVDFLLGPFASNFALADSAVSEKYKIPMVQGGGASDQIFARKFKYIFGTLAPASNYFGSTIEMMKGLKPAPKSVALLYADDSFDVSVGDGTRPKLKAAGFDIVMDERYSTNATDFNSLLSQIRSKNVDAVLVAGHETEILNFVRQAKSLTVAPKMYSFTVGVPSEDFRKALGKDADYAFGMTAWLPSADLKDRWFGDASKFEAEYKAKFNYEPDYHAASGAADVEALAQAIEDAGSTDPAKVRDALAKVKFESIYGPIAFAENGQIDLPQTVIQVQGDKLVAIHGTKGAINPAKYPMPAWNAR